Proteins encoded within one genomic window of Humulus lupulus chromosome 1, drHumLupu1.1, whole genome shotgun sequence:
- the LOC133807067 gene encoding leucine-rich repeat receptor-like serine/threonine-protein kinase BAM1 → MRLILLLLLLLHLYLYDSIAARIPEYRALLSFRASISEDPQSVLANWNASTSHCTWSGVTCDSHRHVTALDLSGLNLSGTLSPDLAHLRFLSNISVAANQFFGSIPPEISVVTGLRLLNLSNNVFNGTFPTQLAQLKNLQILDLYNNNMTGDLPLDVVQLPNLRHLHLGGNYFSGSIPKEYGQWEFLEYLAVSGNELSGAIPPEIGNLTSLRELYIGYYNSYEGGLPAEIGNLSSLVRFDGANCGLSGEIPPEVGRLQNLDTLFLQVNALSGSLTTELGTLKSLKSMDLSNNMLSGEIPPSFADLKNLTLLNLFRNKLHGAIPEFIGELPELEVLQLWENNFTGSIPQGLGKNGKLQLLDLSSNKLTGTLPPYMCSGNRLQTLITLGNFLFGPIPESLGRCESLSRIRMGENFLNGSIPKGLLGLPKLTQVELQDNLLSGDFPETHTVAGSLGQISLSNNQLSGSLPPTIGNFSGVQKLLLDGNKFSGRIPPEIGRLQQVSKIDFSHNKFSGTIAPQISHCKLLTFVDLSRNELSGEIPNEITGMRILNYLNLSRNHLVGSIPSSIASMQSLTSVDFSYNNLSGLVPGTGQFSYFNYTSFVGNPDLCGPYLGACKDGIADGTHQPHVKGSLSASLKLLLVIGLLVCSIAFAVAAIIKARSLKKASESRAWKLTAFQRLDFTVDDVLDCLKEDNIIGKGGAGIVYKGAMPNGDNVAVKRLPAMSRGSSHDHGFNAEIQTLGRIRHRHIVRLLGFCSNHETNLLVYEYMPNGSLGEVLHGKKGGHLHWDTRYKIAIEAAKGLCYLHHDCSPLIVHRDVKSNNILLDTSFEAHVADFGLAKFLQDSGTSECMSAIAGSYGYIAPEYAYTLKVDEKSDVYSFGVVLLELVSGRKPVGEFGDGVDIVQWVRKMTDSNKEGVLKILDPRLPSVPIHEVMHVFYVAMLCVEEQAVERPTMREVVQILTEIPKTPSSKQGDSTITESSPPPPPPPPPLPHHSAGGYDSSSPTNTTKDNQQPPQSPPPDLLSI, encoded by the exons ATGCGACTCATACTTCTCTTGCTTCTTCTTCTCCATCTCTATCTCTACGACTCCATTGCTGCCCGCATACCGGAGTACCGTGCCCTTCTCTCCTTTCGAGCCTCCATCTCCGAAGACCCACAATCCGTTCTCGCCAACTGGAATGCCTCCACCAGTCACTGCACCTGGTCTGGCGTTACGTGCGACTCTCATCGTCATGTGACTGCTCTCGACCTCTCGGGGCTTAACCTCTCCGGTACACTGTCGCCAGACCTCGCTCATCTCCGTTTCCTCTCTAACATCTCTGTTGCCGCGAACCAGTTCTTTGGTTCCATTCCTCCTGAGATCTCGGTGGTTACTGGGTTAAGGCTTCTCAACTTGTCTAACAATGTATTCAACGGCACGTTTCCTACGCAGCTCGCGCAACTCAAGAACCTTCAAATTCTGGACCTTTATAACAACAATATGACCGGAGATTTGCCTCTCGACGTCGTTCAGCTTCCGAATCTTCGCCATTTGCATTTGGGCGGTAACTATTTCAGTGGTAGCATTCCGAAGGAGTACGGTCAGTGGGAGTTTCTCGAGTACTTGGCGGTTTCGGGCAATGAGCTCAGTGGTGCGATACCGCCGGAGATCGGAAACTTAACCAGTCTCCGGGAACTCTACATTGGCTATTACAACAGCTACGAAGGTGGTTTGCCTGCCGAGATCGGAAACTTATCTTCCTTGGTTCGTTTCGATGGGGCAAACTGTGGATTATCCGGCGAGATCCCACCCGAAGTGGGAAGGCTTCAGAATCTCGATACTCTATTTCTTCAGGTGAATGCTCTATCTGGGTCATTGACGACAGAGCTTGGAACCTTGAAGAGCTTGAAATCCATGGACTTGTCGAACAACATGCTTTCCGGAGAGATTCCACCGTCATTTGCGGACCTTAAGAACTTGACACTATTGAATCTCTTCCGAAACAAGCTCCACGGAGCCATTCCTGAATTTATTGGAGAGTTGCCAGAACTTGAAGTTTTGCAGCTGTGGGAGAACAACTTCACCGGGAGTATTCCCCAGGGTCTGGGGAAGAACGGGAAGCTTCAGCTTCTCGACCTTTCGTCCAACAAGTTGACTGGAACTCTTCCTCCTTATATGTGCTCTGGGAACAGGCTTCAGACTCTAATTACTTTGGGAAATTTCCTCTTTGGTCCGATCCCGGAGTCCCTGGGTAGGTGCGAATCGTTGAGCCGGATAAGAATGGGCGAGAACTTTCTCAATGGGTCTATTCCGAAGGGGCTTTTAGGCTTGCCCAAGCTCACCCAGGTGGAGTTGCAGGACAACCTTCTCTCCGGAGACTTTCCTGAGACCCATACCGTCGCTGGTAGTCTGGGCCAAATTAGTCTCTCTAACAACCAGCTTTCTGGGTCTTTACCGCCAACTATCGGAAACTTCTCTGGCGTTCAGAAGCTTCTTCTCGATGGCAACAAGTTTTCAGGTCGAATCCCACCTGAAATTGGGAGACTACAGCAAGTTTCTAAGATAGATTTCAGTCATAACAAGTTCTCAGGTACTATTGCACCACAGATTAGCCATTGTAAACTGTTGACATTTGTTGATCTTAGTAGGAATGAGCTCTCGGGTGAAATTCCTAATGAGATTACTGGTATGAGGATACTAAATTACCTCAACCTTTCGAGAAATCATCTAGTTGGAAGTATCCCATCGTCGATAGCCAGTATGCAAAGCTTAACTTCGGTTGATTTTTCGTATAACAATCTCTCTGGTTTGGTTCCGGGCACTGGCCAATTCAGTTACTTCAACTACACTTCATTTGTTGGCAACCCTGATCTTTGCGGCCCATATTTGGGGGCTTGCAAAGATGGGATTGCTGATGGAACCCATCAACCACATGTCAAAGGCTCACTCTCTGCCTCATTGAAGCTACTTTTAGTCATTGGATTGCTTGTTTGTTCGATTGCTTTCGCAGTTGCGGCTATCATTAAGGCCCGGTCTTTGAAGAAGGCGAGTGAGTCTCGGGCTTGGAAACTCACTGCGTTTCAGCGCTTAGATTTTACCGTTGATGACGTTTTGGATTGCTTAAAAGAAGACAACATCATAGGCAAAGGAGGAGCTGGGATAGTCTACAAGGGAGCTATGCCTAATGGTGATAATGTGGCTGTGAAAAGGCTCCCGGCAATGAGCCGAGGGTCTTCCCACGACCATGGTTTCAATGCTGAGATTCAAACTCTCGGCAGAATTAGACACCGCCACATTGTTAGATTATTGGGATTTTGTTCAAATCATGAAACCAATCTTTTGGTTTACGAGTACATGCCTAATGGAAGCTTAGGTGAGGTTCTTCATGGGAAGAAAGGAGGTCACTTGCATTGGGACACAAGGTATAAGATTGCCATAGAAGCTGCTAAAGGTCTTTGCTATCTACATCATGATTGCTCGCCCCTAATTGTCCACAGAGACGTCAAATCAAACAATATCCTTTTGGATACCAGTTTTGAAGCTCATGTCGCTGATTTTGGCCTTGCCAAGTTTCTTCAGGACTCGGGAACATCTGAGTGCATGTCTGCCATTGCTGGTTCCTACGGATATATTGCCCCTG AATATGCATACACGTTGAAGGTTGACGAGAAGAGTGATGTATACAGCTTTGGTGTAGTCCTTTTAGAACTAGTTAGTGGCAGGAAACCTGTCGGAGAATTTGGAGATGGGGTGGACATAGTTCAATGGGTTAGAAAAATGACAGACTCAAACAAGGAAGGCGTCCTCAAAATCCTTGACCCGAGACTCCCTTCAGTTCCCATCCATGAAGTAATGCATGTTTTCTACGTAGCAATGCTCTGTGTTGAAGAACAGGCTGTTGAGCGCCCAACAATGAGAGAAGTTGTTCAAATTCTAACAGAGATTCCAAAGACACCTAGCTCAAAACAGGGAGACTCAACGATCACAGAGTCGTcgccccctcctcctcctcctccccctcctcTTCCTCATCACTCTGCCGGCGGGTACGATTCTTCATCTCCTACCAACACAACAAAAGACAATCAACAGCCGCCTCAATCACCACCGCCGGATCTTCTCAGCATTTGA